One Methanolobus sp. WCC4 DNA segment encodes these proteins:
- the ileS gene encoding isoleucine--tRNA ligase: MIEEITNQYDPKTIEKKVHDLWAEADAYSKVREHRRGAKKFFFVDGPPYTTGHIHLGTAWNKIIKDSILRYRSMNGFDIVDRAGWDMHGLPIEVKVEGALGFTSKKDIEEYGVGNFIEKCKEFALNQKDDMTDQFQMLGAWLDWKDPYMTLRDEYIEAAWWTMKQAQEKNLLEQGKRVVNWCPRCETAIADSEVEYEDRTDPSIFVKFKIKGEENSFVVIWTTTPWTIPSNVAVAVHPSFEYAKVKAIAADGNEEILIVASELVENVLRKGRYTDYEILETMLGEDLTSLSYESPLADMVPRQAEMEHGIYLADYVTAENTGCVHIAPGHGMDDFEVGKKNGLPIFCPVGSDGRYTEAAGEYAGMHIREANKVVIEDLIERGRLLSEGTIDHRYGHCWRCKTPIIYLATEQWFIKIGELKDQMLDEIAQVKWYPEWAGSARFKDWIEGARDWCVSRQRYWGIPIPVWKCSTCDKMHVIGTKEELQQVSGVPDDIELHRPYVDEIMLDCECGGKMKRVEDVFDVWFDSAVASWATLRFPQQQEDFDKWWPADFITEGQDQTRGWFYSQLGASMVAFGKAPYKSVLMHGFTLDGEGRKMSKSLGNVVAPGDVIEEFGADSLRSFVLSSSAPWDDLKFAQDELRNIHRTLNILWNVYRFPLPYMVLDKFDPAQVSLESVKPHLRKEDRWILSKAQSLVADVDDAMSKCTLHRALRSINEFVLEDLSRWYIQLIRPRTWVEADDPDKLAVYRVLYDVFVLTAKVIAPFMPHLAEEMYQNLVRNVDPDAPVTIHMNDWPQVDESLVDKDLEAHMDMVRSIVESASNARQKVGRKLRWPVSRIVLTPVSQQAADAVTELKSVLMDQTNSKDIVLTGIDEAWDELGFEANPDPGAIGPVFKGDAGKVIGAIKQADALELKKALALEDQYELEVAGVSVTIKPEMVNFEETLPEMVASAQSTAGIIYVDANLTREIESEGFTREVIRRVQDMRKELNLAVDDNIKTHIQINDERVLDLVLDREQYIAKETRANIQVIGLDVDTSGSLEKDWDVEGISMTIGITKME; this comes from the coding sequence ATGATAGAGGAGATCACCAATCAATACGATCCAAAGACAATAGAGAAGAAGGTGCATGACCTCTGGGCAGAGGCCGATGCCTATTCAAAAGTACGTGAGCACCGCAGGGGTGCAAAGAAGTTCTTTTTCGTAGACGGACCGCCATACACCACCGGACATATCCACCTTGGAACTGCCTGGAACAAGATCATCAAGGATTCTATTCTGAGATACCGTTCAATGAATGGTTTTGACATCGTTGATCGTGCAGGCTGGGATATGCATGGGCTTCCTATCGAGGTAAAGGTGGAAGGTGCACTTGGATTCACATCAAAGAAGGATATCGAGGAATATGGTGTAGGCAATTTCATCGAGAAGTGTAAGGAATTCGCACTGAACCAGAAGGATGACATGACCGACCAGTTCCAGATGCTTGGTGCATGGCTTGACTGGAAGGACCCATACATGACCCTCAGGGATGAGTACATAGAGGCTGCATGGTGGACCATGAAACAGGCACAGGAAAAGAATCTCCTTGAGCAGGGTAAACGTGTTGTCAACTGGTGTCCACGTTGCGAAACAGCAATTGCTGATTCTGAAGTGGAATATGAGGACAGGACTGATCCTTCAATATTCGTCAAGTTCAAGATAAAGGGTGAGGAGAACTCCTTTGTCGTTATCTGGACCACAACTCCATGGACCATACCATCCAACGTTGCAGTGGCAGTCCATCCGTCATTCGAGTACGCGAAGGTAAAGGCAATAGCTGCTGATGGAAATGAAGAGATACTCATTGTAGCTTCCGAACTTGTGGAGAACGTGCTCAGGAAGGGAAGATATACCGATTATGAGATCCTTGAGACAATGCTTGGTGAGGATCTGACATCACTATCATACGAAAGTCCGCTGGCTGACATGGTGCCAAGACAGGCAGAGATGGAACATGGCATCTATCTTGCAGATTACGTAACCGCAGAGAACACAGGTTGTGTACACATAGCACCTGGCCACGGTATGGACGACTTTGAAGTAGGAAAGAAGAACGGTCTTCCAATATTCTGCCCGGTAGGTTCCGACGGACGTTACACCGAAGCTGCCGGGGAATATGCAGGCATGCATATCCGTGAGGCAAACAAGGTTGTTATCGAGGACCTTATCGAACGTGGAAGACTTCTCTCAGAAGGGACCATCGACCACAGGTACGGACACTGCTGGCGTTGTAAGACCCCTATCATCTATCTGGCAACAGAACAGTGGTTCATCAAGATCGGTGAGCTCAAGGACCAGATGCTCGATGAGATCGCTCAGGTCAAGTGGTATCCTGAATGGGCAGGCTCTGCAAGGTTCAAGGACTGGATAGAGGGAGCACGTGACTGGTGTGTATCCCGTCAGAGATACTGGGGTATCCCAATACCTGTCTGGAAGTGCAGTACCTGTGATAAGATGCATGTTATCGGTACCAAGGAAGAGCTTCAGCAGGTGTCCGGTGTTCCTGATGACATAGAACTTCACAGGCCATATGTGGATGAGATCATGCTGGATTGTGAGTGCGGTGGCAAGATGAAGCGTGTAGAGGATGTTTTCGATGTCTGGTTCGATTCAGCCGTGGCATCATGGGCGACACTGCGCTTCCCGCAACAGCAGGAAGATTTCGACAAATGGTGGCCTGCAGACTTCATCACAGAGGGACAGGACCAGACACGCGGATGGTTCTATTCACAGCTGGGTGCCAGTATGGTGGCCTTCGGAAAGGCACCTTACAAGAGTGTACTGATGCACGGTTTTACCCTTGACGGTGAAGGCAGGAAGATGTCCAAGAGTCTCGGCAATGTCGTTGCACCTGGCGATGTCATTGAAGAGTTCGGCGCGGATTCTCTCAGAAGTTTCGTATTATCATCAAGTGCTCCCTGGGATGACCTGAAATTCGCACAGGATGAGCTCAGGAATATCCACAGGACACTGAACATCCTCTGGAACGTGTACCGTTTCCCATTACCTTACATGGTGCTTGACAAGTTCGACCCTGCACAGGTATCACTGGAATCCGTCAAACCGCATCTGCGTAAAGAGGACAGGTGGATACTCTCAAAGGCACAGTCACTTGTAGCTGATGTGGACGATGCCATGTCAAAGTGCACACTGCACAGGGCTCTGAGATCGATCAATGAGTTCGTGCTCGAGGACCTTTCAAGATGGTATATCCAGCTTATCAGACCAAGGACATGGGTAGAGGCTGATGACCCTGACAAACTGGCAGTATATCGTGTACTGTACGATGTCTTCGTTCTCACTGCAAAGGTCATTGCTCCTTTCATGCCACACCTTGCAGAGGAGATGTACCAGAACCTTGTGAGGAATGTTGACCCTGATGCACCGGTAACCATTCACATGAACGACTGGCCACAGGTGGATGAGAGCCTTGTTGACAAGGACCTTGAAGCTCACATGGACATGGTGCGTTCAATTGTAGAATCAGCATCCAATGCACGTCAGAAGGTAGGAAGGAAGCTCAGGTGGCCTGTATCACGTATCGTGCTCACACCTGTGAGCCAGCAGGCAGCAGATGCTGTGACCGAGCTTAAGTCTGTACTTATGGACCAGACCAATTCCAAGGACATAGTTCTCACCGGCATCGATGAGGCATGGGATGAACTTGGATTCGAGGCAAATCCTGACCCCGGTGCCATCGGTCCTGTATTCAAAGGCGATGCAGGAAAGGTCATTGGTGCAATAAAGCAGGCAGATGCCCTTGAACTGAAGAAGGCACTGGCACTTGAGGACCAGTATGAACTTGAGGTAGCTGGCGTTTCAGTTACCATCAAACCTGAAATGGTCAATTTTGAGGAAACACTGCCTGAAATGGTTGCAAGCGCACAGTCAACTGCAGGTATCATCTATGTGGATGCCAACCTTACCCGTGAGATCGAATCCGAGGGTTTCACAAGGGAAGTTATCCGCAGGGTACAGGATATGAGGAAAGAGCTCAATCTTGCAGTTGATGACAACATCAAGACCCATATACAGATCAATGATGAGAGGGTACTTGACCTTGTGCTGGATCGTGAGCAGTATATTGCAAAAGAGACCCGTGCCAATATACAGGTAATCGGTCTTGATGTGGATACTTCAGGCTCCCTTGAGAAGGACTGGGATGTTGAAGGTATATCCATGACCATCGGCATAACAAAGATGGAATGA
- a CDS encoding 6-hydroxymethylpterin diphosphokinase MptE-like protein produces the protein MDFNEWEPIYESILKDMGFSREGDERAALILSGMLGPSNSVAISEIRKLVEGRDTLVCGNAPVLRDELELIDPDVFTIIAADGATAVLMDRGIVPDIIVTDLDGDVEKEILANKEGSLMVVHGHGDNIDKLEAYVPMLSSIVGSTQAAPLENVYNFGGFSDGDRCVYLAKEFGAASITLVGFDFDDLDVNPIKKKKLEWARMLIERIVP, from the coding sequence ATGGACTTCAATGAATGGGAACCCATTTACGAGTCCATCTTAAAGGACATGGGCTTTAGCAGGGAAGGTGATGAGCGGGCAGCTCTCATCCTCTCTGGTATGCTCGGTCCCTCCAACTCGGTCGCTATCTCAGAGATAAGGAAGCTTGTCGAAGGCAGGGATACCCTTGTCTGCGGTAATGCCCCGGTTCTTCGGGATGAACTTGAACTCATTGACCCGGATGTTTTCACTATAATTGCTGCTGACGGAGCCACGGCTGTATTAATGGACAGGGGAATAGTTCCTGACATCATAGTGACGGATCTGGATGGGGATGTTGAGAAGGAGATCCTTGCAAATAAGGAAGGTTCCCTGATGGTGGTACACGGGCACGGTGACAACATCGATAAGCTGGAGGCGTATGTTCCGATGCTTAGCAGTATCGTAGGCAGTACGCAGGCAGCTCCGCTGGAAAATGTCTATAATTTCGGTGGTTTCAGTGATGGTGACAGGTGTGTCTATCTGGCAAAGGAATTCGGTGCAGCCAGTATAACCCTTGTAGGTTTTGACTTTGATGATTTGGATGTCAACCCTATCAAGAAAAAGAAGCTCGAATGGGCTCGTATGCTGATCGAGCGGATCGTTCCATAG
- a CDS encoding DUF373 family protein — protein MQTLVICIDRDNDLGDKANVTAPLIGKEANIEAAVKLATADPEDSDTNTIFGGVKILDELLAKGVDAEIVTFAGDKNIGIISDQKIANQLDMILKKFPAESAIFVSDGAEDETLLPIVQSRIKIDSVKRVIVMQSANLESTYYIIKHAFNDPKISQTFFVPLGLASLIYAFFLLIDYAQGAIIGILAAIGLYMLYRGFSDTVDLYWEKLKDSFYSGRLTFFTYAIAAFLVVIGTILGLRDVWSLYTAEGIWYYGMIPLLTAFVHKTIWIYVLALLFADTGKIVDSKKRGEPINRYLVPAFFILSIGFLFWGATSYLTSMSPVLTGSNDMVSGLQLFVYSIVFAIILALAGIRISNNPGSNDRRKKGSKNAGK, from the coding sequence ATGCAAACACTGGTTATCTGTATTGACAGGGACAATGATCTTGGGGACAAGGCAAATGTCACGGCACCTCTTATCGGTAAGGAAGCAAACATAGAGGCAGCTGTGAAACTGGCCACAGCAGATCCCGAGGATTCGGACACCAATACCATATTCGGTGGTGTGAAGATACTTGATGAGCTGCTTGCAAAGGGTGTGGATGCTGAGATAGTCACCTTTGCAGGAGATAAGAACATAGGTATCATCTCCGATCAGAAGATAGCGAACCAGCTTGACATGATCCTTAAGAAATTTCCGGCAGAGTCCGCGATATTCGTATCCGATGGGGCAGAGGACGAGACATTGCTGCCTATCGTCCAGTCACGGATCAAGATCGATTCTGTTAAGCGTGTAATTGTAATGCAGAGTGCCAATCTGGAAAGTACCTATTATATCATCAAACACGCATTCAACGATCCCAAGATATCCCAGACATTCTTCGTACCGCTGGGACTTGCCTCTCTCATATATGCATTCTTCCTGCTGATCGATTACGCACAGGGTGCGATCATCGGTATCCTTGCAGCTATTGGTCTTTATATGCTTTACAGGGGATTCAGCGATACGGTGGATCTTTACTGGGAGAAACTAAAGGATTCTTTCTATTCAGGAAGGCTGACCTTCTTCACCTATGCAATAGCGGCTTTCCTTGTAGTCATCGGAACCATACTGGGTCTTAGGGACGTTTGGTCACTCTATACTGCAGAAGGTATCTGGTACTATGGTATGATCCCTTTGCTTACTGCTTTCGTCCACAAGACCATATGGATCTATGTCCTGGCACTGCTCTTTGCAGATACAGGCAAGATAGTGGATAGTAAAAAGCGTGGAGAGCCCATTAACAGGTATCTCGTACCTGCTTTCTTCATACTATCCATAGGTTTCCTTTTCTGGGGAGCCACCAGTTATCTCACCTCAATGAGTCCTGTACTCACAGGTAGCAATGATATGGTCAGTGGGTTGCAGTTGTTCGTGTATTCGATAGTGTTTGCCATCATCCTTGCACTTGCAGGCATCAGGATATCGAATAACCCCGGTTCAAATGACAGAAGGAAAAAAGGTTCTAAAAATGCAGGCAAATGA
- a CDS encoding MTAP family purine nucleoside phosphorylase — translation MQANDTVYQETDLAAAVIGGVAFSSEGPSKELEVSTPYGKVPVSISVIGGRNVLLMSRHSGDNGHLPPHRINYRANIHAIHELGVRNVISTNSVGTMKNHPVGSFFLPDDFIDLTKNRPSTFFDEKTVHVDVSEPYCPSIRDLMKDSLEERNIGFSEGVYVCTEGPRFETKAEIRMMRQFGDVVGMTGLPEVVLAKEMNMCYASICTVTNDACGLGNNKMTVSEVLDTLADVDERLQDVISDVIEALPEKSSCNCKYSTSDSEL, via the coding sequence ATGCAGGCAAATGATACAGTGTATCAGGAAACGGACCTTGCTGCAGCGGTTATCGGAGGTGTTGCTTTTAGCTCAGAGGGTCCATCCAAAGAGCTTGAGGTAAGCACTCCCTATGGAAAGGTCCCGGTCAGTATCTCGGTCATTGGTGGCCGCAATGTGCTCCTTATGTCCCGGCATTCAGGTGATAATGGACATCTTCCTCCTCACAGGATCAACTATCGGGCTAATATCCATGCTATACATGAACTGGGTGTCAGGAATGTCATTTCCACCAATTCAGTGGGGACCATGAAGAACCATCCTGTTGGAAGTTTCTTCCTGCCTGATGATTTCATAGACCTTACAAAGAACAGGCCATCCACTTTTTTCGATGAAAAGACTGTACACGTTGATGTCAGTGAACCCTATTGTCCCTCTATACGTGACCTTATGAAGGATTCCCTTGAGGAAAGGAATATCGGTTTTTCAGAGGGTGTCTATGTATGCACTGAAGGACCACGCTTTGAAACAAAGGCTGAGATCCGTATGATGAGGCAGTTCGGTGATGTAGTGGGTATGACAGGTCTGCCTGAGGTCGTCCTGGCAAAGGAAATGAACATGTGCTACGCATCCATCTGCACTGTCACGAATGATGCCTGTGGGCTTGGTAATAACAAAATGACCGTCAGCGAGGTACTGGATACCCTTGCAGATGTCGATGAGAGATTACAGGATGTAATATCCGATGTGATAGAGGCGTTGCCTGAGAAGAGTTCCTGTAATTGTAAATATTCAACTTCTGATTCTGAACTTTAA
- a CDS encoding RAD55 family ATPase — translation MAGPKNMLETKNIDQEAESIEAIETSLYDSLKKQDHDQSLVIEEGVRLTQTGINVLDRTLGGGLPTGSLTYFSADPRSMSEVFLYQFTQSRTTYYFTTSRRPRYVLNDVINLGFDPGNIVFVDIYSEYYCTSCGDMSDNVGNEFIDSKIIEFTEYNLRNIANDSSGEEVNIIFDSFSFFMELTVNKGLIRQLINVLYETTKELGCLTYLYGIKNGNGHDVENFVYGLCDVIFESMLDKGADKIDSKLAIPKIRGMIPSTEIIKFKIGDGVQIDTSKDIA, via the coding sequence ATGGCGGGTCCTAAAAACATGCTGGAAACAAAAAACATCGATCAAGAGGCAGAATCCATAGAAGCTATAGAAACCTCTTTATATGACAGTCTTAAAAAACAGGATCATGACCAGAGCCTTGTGATCGAAGAAGGCGTACGTCTTACACAAACCGGGATCAATGTTCTTGACAGGACACTGGGAGGAGGATTGCCAACCGGTTCACTGACATATTTCTCAGCGGACCCACGGTCGATGTCAGAAGTTTTCCTTTACCAGTTCACCCAATCGAGAACAACCTATTATTTCACGACATCAAGAAGACCACGTTATGTGCTCAACGACGTGATAAACCTTGGATTCGACCCCGGGAACATCGTCTTCGTTGACATATATAGCGAATATTACTGTACTTCATGTGGCGACATGTCAGATAATGTCGGGAACGAGTTCATAGACTCGAAGATCATAGAGTTCACAGAGTACAATCTACGCAACATTGCAAACGATTCCAGCGGCGAGGAAGTGAACATAATATTTGATTCATTCTCGTTCTTCATGGAACTTACTGTGAACAAAGGTCTTATCAGACAACTTATCAACGTGCTCTACGAAACAACAAAGGAACTCGGATGCCTGACATATCTCTATGGGATCAAGAACGGCAACGGTCATGATGTAGAGAACTTTGTCTATGGCCTTTGTGATGTGATCTTTGAATCCATGCTCGACAAAGGTGCTGATAAGATCGACAGCAAACTTGCGATCCCAAAGATAAGGGGAATGATACCAAGTACTGAGATCATCAAGTTCAAGATAGGTGACGGTGTACAGATAGACACGTCAAAGGATATCGCATGA